Proteins from one Mesoplodon densirostris isolate mMesDen1 chromosome 1, mMesDen1 primary haplotype, whole genome shotgun sequence genomic window:
- the ATP5MK gene encoding ATP synthase membrane subunit K, mitochondrial — protein sequence MAGPETDAQFQFTGIKKYFNSYTLTGRMNCVLATYGGIALIVLYFKLRSKKTPAVKAT from the exons atgGCAGGTCCAGAAACTGATGCCCAGTTCCAATTCACTGGtatcaaaaaatatttcaacTCTTACACTCTCACAGGGAGAATGAAT tgtgtaCTGGCTACATATGGAGGTATTGCTTTGATAGTTTTATACTTTAAGTTAAGGTCTAAAAAAACTCCAGCTGTGAAAGCAACATAA
- the TAF5 gene encoding transcription initiation factor TFIID subunit 5 — translation MAALAEEQTEVAVKLEPEGPPTLLPPQAGDGAGEGGGGTTNNGPNGGGGNVAASSSTGGDGGTPKPSVAVCAVAPAGAAPVPAAAPEAGAPHDRQTLLAVLQFLRQSNLREAEEALRREARLLEEAVAGSGAPGEADGAGAETASALLSRVTASAPGPAAPDPPVSGASGSAAVSGLATGPAAPGKVGSVAVEDQPDVSAVLSAYNQQGDPTMYEEYYSGLKHFIECSLDCHRAELSQLFYPLFVHMYLELVYNQHENEAKSFFEKFHGDQECYYQDDLRVLSSLTKKEHMKGNETMLDFRTSKFVLRISRDSYQLLKRHLQEKQNNQIWNIVQEHLYIDIFDGMPRSKQQIDAMVGSLAGEAKREANKSKVFFGLLKEPEIEVPLDDEDEEGENEEGKPKKKKPKKDSIGSKSKKQDPNAPPQNRIPLPELKDSDKLDKIMNMKETTKRVRLGPDCLPSICFYTFLNAYQGLTAVDVTDDSSLIAGGFADSTVRVWSVTPKKLRSVKQAADLSLIDKESDDVLERIMDEKTASELKILYGHSGPVYGASFSPDRNYLLSSSEDGTVRLWSLQTFTCLVGYKGHNYPVWDTQFSPYGYYFVSGGHDRVARLWATDHYQPLRIFAGHLADVNCTRFHPNSNYVATGSADRTVRLWDVLNGNCVRIFTGHKGPIHSLTFSPNGRFLATGATDGRVLLWDIGHGLMVGELKGHSDTVCSLRFSRDGEILASGSMDNTVRLWDAIKAFEDLETDDFTTATGHINLPENSQELLLGTYMTKSTPVVHLHFTRRNLVLAAGAYSPQ, via the exons ATGGCGGCGCTGGCGGAGGAGCAGACGGAGGTGGCGGTCAAGTTAGAGCCTGAGGGACCGCCGACGCTGCTACCTCCGCAGGCGGGGGACGGCGCTGGCGAGGGTGGCGGCGGCACAACCAACAACGGCCCCAACGGCGGCGGTGGGAACGTTGCGGCGTCGTCGTCGACCGGCGGGGATGGTGGGACCCCCAAACCCTCGGTGGCTGTCTGCGCCGTTGCCCCGGCGGGGGCGGCCCCGGTGCCCGCCGCTGCTCCGGAGGCCGGCGCTCCCCACGATCGACAGACTCTGCTGGCCGTGCTGCAGTTTCTACGGCAGAGCAACCTCCGCGAGGCCGAAGAGGCGCTGCGCCGTGAGGCCCGGCTGCTGGAGGAGGCAGTGGCGGGCTCCGGAGCCCCGGGAGAGGCGGACGGCGCCGGCGCTGAGACGGCTAGCGCGCTTCTTAGTCGGGTCACCGCCTCAGCCCCCGGCCCTGCGGCCCCCGACCCTCCGGTCAGCGGTGCTTCGGGGTCCGCCGCCGTCTCGGGCTTAGCGACAGGTCCTGCGGCTCCGGGGAAAG TTGGAAGTGTAGCTGTGGAAGACCAGCCGGATGTCAGTGCCGTGCTATCAGCCTACAACCAACAAGGAGACCCCACAATGTATGAAGAATACTATAGTGGACTGAAACACTTCATTGAATGTTCCTTGGACTGCCATCGGGCAGAGTTATCCCAACTCTTTTATCCCCTATTTGTACACATGTATTTGGAACTAGTCTACAATCAACATGAGAATGAAGCAAAATCATTCTTTGAGAA GTTCCATGGAGATCAGGAATGTTATTACCAGGATGACCTTCGAGTATTATCTAGTCTTACCAAAAAGGAACACATGAAAGGGAATGAGACCATGTTGGATTTTCGAACAAGTAAATTTGTTCTGCGTATTTCCCGAGACTCGTACCAACTCTTGAAGAGGCATCTTCAGGAGAAACAGAACAATCAGATATGGAACATAGTTCAGGAGCACCTCTACATTGACATCTTTGATGGGATGCCGCGTAGTAAGCAACAGATAGATGCGATGGTGGGAAGTTTGGCAGGAGAGGCTAAACGAGAGGCAAACAAATCAAAG gtattttttggtttattaAAAGAGCCAGAAATTGAGGTGCCTTTGGATGATGAGgatgaagaaggagaaaatgaagaaggaaaacctAAAAAGAAGAAGCCTAAAAAAGATAGTATCGGatccaaaagcaaaaaacaagatCCCAATGCTCCACCTCAAAACAG aATCCCTCTTCCTGAGTTGAAAGATTCAGATAAATTGGATAAGATCATGAATATGAAAGAAACCACCAAACGAGTACGCCTTGGGCCAGATTGTTTACCCTCAATTTGTTTCTATACATTCCTCAATGCTTACCAG gGCCTCACTGCAGTGGATGTCACTGATGATTCTAGTTTGATTGCTGGAGGTTTTGCAGATTCAACTGTCAGAGTGTGGTCTGTGACACCCAAAAAGCTTCGTAGTGTCAAACAAGCAGCAG ATCTTAGCCTCATAGATAAAGAATCTGATGATGTCTTAGAAAGAATCATGGATGAGAAAACAGCAAGTGAGTTGAAGATTTTGTATGGTCACAGTGGGCCCGTCTATGGAGCCAGCTTCAGTCCAGATAg GAACTACCTGCTTTCCTCTTCAGAAGATGGAACTGTTAGATTGTGGAGTCTTCAAACATTTACCTGCTTGGTGGGATATAAAGGACACAACTATCCAGtgtgggacacacagttttctcCATATGGATATTATTTTGTGTCAGGGGGCCACGACCGAGTAGCTCG gctctgGGCTACAGATCACTATCAGCCTTTAAGGATATTTGCTGGCCATCTTGCTGATGTGAATTGTACCAGATTCCATCCCAATTCTAATTATGTTGCTACGGGCTCTGCAGACAGAACTGTGCGGCTCTGGGATGTCCTGAATGGGAACTGTGTAAGGATCTTCACTGGACACAAG GGACCAATTCATTCCTTGACATTTTCTCCCAATGGGAGATTCCTGGCTACAGGAGCAACAGATGGCAGAGTACTCCTTTGGGATATTGGACATGGTTTGATGGTTGGAGAATTAAAAGGCCACAGTGATACAGTCTGTTCACTTAGATTTAGTAGAGATGGTGAAATTTTGGCATCAG GTTCAATGGATAATACAGTACGGTTATGGGATGCTATCAAAGCATTTGAAGATTTAGAGACTGATGACTTTACTACAGCCACTGGGCATATAAATTTACCTGAGAATTCACAGGAGTTATTGTTGGGAACATATATGACCAAATCAACACCAGTTGTACACCTCCATTTTACTAGAAGAAACTTGGTTCTAGCTGCAGGAGCTTATAGTCCGCAATAA